A single window of Prionailurus viverrinus isolate Anna chromosome F1, UM_Priviv_1.0, whole genome shotgun sequence DNA harbors:
- the OPTC gene encoding opticin isoform X1 → MGDPLSKEKGEQLDTSKKRSLIGHTLASASTPLSTLAHCRRPFQQSPYFSGGCEALFLRKQHCVGVPMKLLAFQILLVLVLLKAGTASPPKGRKRRDPTNEEGDSYTVLNLGNYVPDLDNYDEVIDLSDYEGLMDYGDQLPEVKAGSSLGPPTRIGSTQSTVNPRTLSSKPTMTKPTMLGLPGSPSSHAEPGLPTCLVCVCLGSSVYCDDADLESIPPLPKTTTYLYARFNRISRIRAGDFKGLTKLKKIDLSSNSISSIDDDALRLLPALRDLILPENQLAALPMLPAGIEVLDVRLNRLQSSGIQPEAFRGLEKLQFLYLADNLLDSIPGPLPPSLRSLHLQNNMIETMQKDAFCDTEEHKHSRRRLEDIRLDGNPINLGFFPSAYFCLPRLPTGRCC, encoded by the exons ATGGGGGACCCGCTGAGCAAAGAGAAGGGGGAACAGCTGGACACCAGCAAGAAGAGAAGTCTGATTGGCCACACGCTGGCCTCAGCCAGCACCCCGCTGTCTACCCTGGCCCACTGCAGACGACCTTTCCAGCAGAGTCCCTACTTCTCCGGAGGCTGTGAGGCTCTGTTCCTTCGGAAACAGCATTGTGTGGG GGTCCCTATGAAGCTCCTGGCTTTCCAGATCCTGCTGGTCCTGGTGCTGCTAAAAGCAGGGACAGCTTCTCCCccaaaggggaggaagaggagagacccGACGAACGAGGAAGGAGATTCTTACACGGTCCTGAATCTGGGGAACTACGTCCCTGACCTGGACAACTACGATGAGGTCATTGACCTGAGCGACTATGAAGGGCTCATGGACTATGGGGACCAGCTCCCTGAG GTCAAAGCAGGGTCCAGCCTGGGTCCTCCAACCAGGATCGGTTCCACTCAGAGCACGGTGAATCCAAGGACACTCTCGTCCAAGCCCACCATGACCAAGCCTACTATGCTgggcctcccaggctccccaagcaGCCACG CTGAGCCAGGCCTGCCTACCTGTCTGGTATGCGTGTGCCTTGGTTCCTCCGTGTACTGTGACGATGCTGACCTGGAGAGCATCCCGCCTCTCCCCAAGACAACCACTTACCTGTACGCCCGCTTCAACCGCATCAGCCGGATCCGAGCTGGAGACTTCAAAGGCCTGA CAAAACTGAAGAAGATCGACCTTTCCAGCAATTCCATCTCCTCCATTGATGATGATGCCCTCCGCCTGCTGCCTGCCCTGCGGGACCTGATCCTCCCAGAGAACCAGCTGGCGGCTCTGCCCATGCTGCCCGCTGGCATCGAGGTCCTGGACGTCCGCCTGAACCGGCTCCAGAGCTCCGGAATACAGCCCGAAGCCTTCAGG gggctaGAGAAGCTGCAGTTCCTCTACCTGGCTGACAACTTGCTGGACTCCATCCCCgggcccctgccccccagcctgcGCTCACTGCACCTGCAG AATAACATGATAGAGACCATGCAGAAAGACGCCTTCTGTGACACTGAGGAGCACAAACACAGCCGGAGGCGGCTGGAAGACATCCGCCTAGACGGCAATCCCATCAACCTGGGCTTCTTCCCCAGCGCCTACTTCTGCCTGCCTCGCCTCCCCACCGGCCGCTGCTGCTAA
- the OPTC gene encoding opticin isoform X2: protein MGDPLSKEKGEQLDTSKKRSLIGHTLASASTPLSTLAHCRRPFQQSPYFSGGCEALFLRKQHCVGVPMKLLAFQILLVLVLLKAGTASPPKGRKRRDPTNEEGDSYTVLNLGNYVPDLDNYDEVIDLSDYEGLMDYGDQLPEVKAGSSLGPPTRIGSTQSTVNPRTLSSKPTMTKPTMLGLPGSPSSHAEPGLPTCLVCVCLGSSVYCDDADLESIPPLPKTTTYLYARFNRISRIRAGDFKGLTKLKKIDLSSNSISSIDDDALRLLPALRDLILPENQLAALPMLPAGIEVLDVRLNRLQSSGIQPEAFRKLILTPEEGVLRHAIPRTSRKRKCRPHGLVTGNGGGGLAPEMRVSSSSSASSSTWPLGTSVPFTSRHPQHLRP from the exons ATGGGGGACCCGCTGAGCAAAGAGAAGGGGGAACAGCTGGACACCAGCAAGAAGAGAAGTCTGATTGGCCACACGCTGGCCTCAGCCAGCACCCCGCTGTCTACCCTGGCCCACTGCAGACGACCTTTCCAGCAGAGTCCCTACTTCTCCGGAGGCTGTGAGGCTCTGTTCCTTCGGAAACAGCATTGTGTGGG GGTCCCTATGAAGCTCCTGGCTTTCCAGATCCTGCTGGTCCTGGTGCTGCTAAAAGCAGGGACAGCTTCTCCCccaaaggggaggaagaggagagacccGACGAACGAGGAAGGAGATTCTTACACGGTCCTGAATCTGGGGAACTACGTCCCTGACCTGGACAACTACGATGAGGTCATTGACCTGAGCGACTATGAAGGGCTCATGGACTATGGGGACCAGCTCCCTGAG GTCAAAGCAGGGTCCAGCCTGGGTCCTCCAACCAGGATCGGTTCCACTCAGAGCACGGTGAATCCAAGGACACTCTCGTCCAAGCCCACCATGACCAAGCCTACTATGCTgggcctcccaggctccccaagcaGCCACG CTGAGCCAGGCCTGCCTACCTGTCTGGTATGCGTGTGCCTTGGTTCCTCCGTGTACTGTGACGATGCTGACCTGGAGAGCATCCCGCCTCTCCCCAAGACAACCACTTACCTGTACGCCCGCTTCAACCGCATCAGCCGGATCCGAGCTGGAGACTTCAAAGGCCTGA CAAAACTGAAGAAGATCGACCTTTCCAGCAATTCCATCTCCTCCATTGATGATGATGCCCTCCGCCTGCTGCCTGCCCTGCGGGACCTGATCCTCCCAGAGAACCAGCTGGCGGCTCTGCCCATGCTGCCCGCTGGCATCGAGGTCCTGGACGTCCGCCTGAACCGGCTCCAGAGCTCCGGAATACAGCCCGAAGCCTTCAGG aaACTGATTCTGACTCCAGAGGAGGGTGTCTTACGACACGCCATCCCAAGAACttccaggaaaaggaaatgcAGGCCTCATGGGCTTGTTActggaaatgggggaggggggttggcaCCAGAAATGAGAGTCAGCAGCTCTTCCTCCGCCTCTTCCAGCACATGGCCTCTCGGCACGTCTGTCCCATTCACCTCTCGGCACCCGCAGCACCTACGCCCCTAA